A window of Citrus sinensis cultivar Valencia sweet orange chromosome 7, DVS_A1.0, whole genome shotgun sequence contains these coding sequences:
- the LOC102612601 gene encoding transcription factor RAX3: MGRAPCCDKANVKKGPWSPEEDAKLKAYIEQHGTGGNWIALPHKIGLKRCGKSCRLRWLNYLRPNIKHGGFSEEEDNIICSLYISIGSRWSIIAAQLPGRTDNDIKNYWNTRLKKKLLGKQRKEQQARRGNSCLKQEMIKREIDQTTSVVPAVAGIDIMMNNQTPYWPELPFVTPPLVSSQQDQSSLKDLLIKLGGRFCDGDHHQQSITAACPFDASLAQSQDDQLLYDSNTMSLLSIASPTSMNISSTQLPNTQYNVIGAAPNMSQGLASFPFEQLNDQYAAYTNNHQQLEELERLYVSGSTTGNSTSADQSSSWEDMSSLVYSTMVSDYETCQQSLPQESTSFEDERYFGHQ; the protein is encoded by the exons ATGGGGAGAGCTCCTTGCTGTGACAAAGCCAACGTGAAGAAAGGGCCGTGGTCGCCTGAGGAAGATGCCAAACTCAAAGCTTATATTGAGCAGCATGGCACCGGCGGCAACTGGATTGCCTTGCCTCACAAGATAG GGCTCAAGAGATGTGGCAAGAGCTGTCGGCTTAGATGGTTAAATTATCTGAGGCCTAACATTAAGCATGGAGGTTTctcagaagaagaagataacaTTATTTGCAGCCTCTATATAAGCATAGGAAGCag GTGGTCTATAATTGCTGCTCAATTACCGGGAAGAACTGATAATGATATCAAGAACTACTGGAACACAAGGCTAAAGAAGAAGCTCTTAGGCAAGCAACGCAAAGAACAGCAGGCCCGGCGTGGTAACAGCTGCCTCAAGCAGGAGATGATCAAGAGAGAAATTGATCAGACTACTTCAGTGGTTCCAGCTGTTGCAGGGATCGATATCATGATGAACAACCAAACCCCTTACTGGCCTGAGCTACCTTTTGTCACACCACCGCTGGTGAGTTCACAACAAGACCAATCATCTCTTAAGGACCTGTTGATCAAGCTTGGAGGGAGATTCTGTGATGgtgatcatcatcaacaatcaATCACAGCCGCTTGCCCTTTTGATGCTTCTTTGGCCCAATCCCAAGATGATCAGTTACTCTATGATAGTAACACCATGAGCTTGCTTTCAATTGCCTCGCCAACGTCCATGAATATTTCCAGTACTCAATTACCAAATACCCAATACAACGTTATTGGCGCTGCTCCAAATATGTCTCAAGGATTAGCAAGCTTCCCGTTTGAGCAGCTAAATGATCAATATGCAGCTTATACCAATAATCATCAACAGTTGGAAGAATTGGAGAGATTGTATGTCAGTGGCAGCACTACTGGGAATAGTACTTCTGCTGATCAAAGTAGCAGCTGGGAAGATATGAGCTCTTTGGTTTATTCTACAATGGTTTCTGATTATGAAACTTGTCAACAAAGCTTGCCACAAGAATCTACCTCCTTTGAAGACGAAAGGTACTTTGgccatcaataa
- the LOC102614378 gene encoding branched-chain amino acid aminotransferase 2, chloroplastic-like isoform X2: MERSSSAVMAGLQPNSLICPFASSRNGCTLFLPIPNSFSSAAGQSRHCLPPLSLKLQKQTAFTPYHVNQTDSPFKLFSVSSHTLSNETIQLADIDWDNLGFGFCPTDYMYVMKCGRDGNFSKGELQRFGNIELSPSSGVLNYGQGLFEGLKAYRKQDGNILLFRPEENAMRMQVGAERMCMPSPSVEQFVEAVKATVLANKRWEGIAPINLVVEHELHRATPGGTGGVKTIGNYAAVLKAQSAAKAKGYSDVLYLDCVHKRYLEEVSSCNIFVVKGNVISTPVIKGTILPGITRKSIIDVAQSQGFQVEERLVTVEELLDADEVFCTGTAVVVSPVGSITYLGKRVSYGEGGFGAVSQQLYSVLTQLQMGLIADKMNWTLELS, from the exons ATGGAGAGAAGCAGCAGCGCAGTAATGGCTGGCCTTCAGCCGAATAGCCTAATCTGTCCTTTCGCTTCTTCACGTAATGGTTGTACGCTCTTCCTCCCCATTCCCAATTCCTTCTCCTCCGCCGCCGGACAAAGCCGTCATTGCCTTCCTCCCTTATCTCTCAAG CTTCAAAAGCAAACTGCTTTCACTCCTTACCATGTGAACCAAACGGACTCTCCTTTCAAGCTTTTTTCCGTTTCATCTCATACTCTCag CAATGAAACGATTCAATTAGCCGACATAGATTGGGACAACCTTGGATTTGGGTTTTGTCCTACTGATTATATGTACGTCATGAAATGTGGAAGAGATGGAAACTTCTCTAAAGGTGAATTACAGCGTTTTGGTAACATTGAGTTGAGTCCATCCTCTGGAGTCTTAAATTATGGCCAG GGATTATTCGAAGGCCTGAAAGCCTACAGGAAACAAGATGGTAACATTCTTCTCTTTCGTCCTGAGGAAAATGCAATGCGGATGCAGGTGGGTGCGGAGCGGATGTGCATGCCATCACCATCAGTTGAACAGTTTGTGGAAGCTGTTAAGGCTACTGTTTTAGCAAACAAACGTTGG GAAGGCATTGCACCCATAAATTTGGTTGTTGAGCATGAATTACATCGTGCAACTCCTGGGGGAACTGGAGGCGTAAAGACTATAGGAAACTATGCTGCG GTTCTTAAGGCTCAATCTGCTGCGAAGGCCAAAGGTTATTCTGATGTTCTTTACCTTGATTGTGTTCACAAGAGATACCTGGAAGAGGTTTCCTCTTGCAACATTTTTGTCGTGAAG GGCAATGTTATATCCACTCCTGTGATAAAAGGAACTATCTTACCTGGCATTACAAGAAAGAGTATAATTGATGTTGCTCAAAGCCAAGGGTTCCAG GTTGAGGAACGCCTTGTGACAGTGGAGGAGTTACTTGATGCTGATGAAGTTTTTTGTACTGGTACAGCTGTTGTTGTATCTCCTGTGGGAAGCATCACTTATCTTGGTAAAAG GGTATCCTACGGGGAGGGTGGTTTCGGTGCGGTGTCACAGCAATTATATTCCGTGCTTACCCAACTACAGATGGGTCTTATAGCGGACAAGATGAATTGGACCCTTGAGCTCAGCTAG
- the LOC102614378 gene encoding branched-chain amino acid aminotransferase 2, chloroplastic-like isoform X1, which produces MERSSSAVMAGLQPNSLICPFASSRNGCTLFLPIPNSFSSAAGQSRHCLPPLSLKLQKQTAFTPYHVNQTDSPFKLFSVSSHTLSNETIQLADIDWDNLGFGFCPTDYMYVMKCGRDGNFSKGELQRFGNIELSPSSGVLNYGQGLFEGLKAYRKQDGNILLFRPEENAMRMQVGAERMCMPSPSVEQFVEAVKATVLANKRWIPPSGKGSLYIRPLLMGSGAVLGLAPAPEYTFLIYVSPVGNYFKEGIAPINLVVEHELHRATPGGTGGVKTIGNYAAVLKAQSAAKAKGYSDVLYLDCVHKRYLEEVSSCNIFVVKGNVISTPVIKGTILPGITRKSIIDVAQSQGFQVEERLVTVEELLDADEVFCTGTAVVVSPVGSITYLGKRVSYGEGGFGAVSQQLYSVLTQLQMGLIADKMNWTLELS; this is translated from the exons ATGGAGAGAAGCAGCAGCGCAGTAATGGCTGGCCTTCAGCCGAATAGCCTAATCTGTCCTTTCGCTTCTTCACGTAATGGTTGTACGCTCTTCCTCCCCATTCCCAATTCCTTCTCCTCCGCCGCCGGACAAAGCCGTCATTGCCTTCCTCCCTTATCTCTCAAG CTTCAAAAGCAAACTGCTTTCACTCCTTACCATGTGAACCAAACGGACTCTCCTTTCAAGCTTTTTTCCGTTTCATCTCATACTCTCag CAATGAAACGATTCAATTAGCCGACATAGATTGGGACAACCTTGGATTTGGGTTTTGTCCTACTGATTATATGTACGTCATGAAATGTGGAAGAGATGGAAACTTCTCTAAAGGTGAATTACAGCGTTTTGGTAACATTGAGTTGAGTCCATCCTCTGGAGTCTTAAATTATGGCCAG GGATTATTCGAAGGCCTGAAAGCCTACAGGAAACAAGATGGTAACATTCTTCTCTTTCGTCCTGAGGAAAATGCAATGCGGATGCAGGTGGGTGCGGAGCGGATGTGCATGCCATCACCATCAGTTGAACAGTTTGTGGAAGCTGTTAAGGCTACTGTTTTAGCAAACAAACGTTGG ATCCCTCCTTCTGGTAAAGGTTCCTTATATATCAGGCCATTGCTAATGGGAAGTGGAGCTGTTCTTGGTCTTGCACCTGCTCCTGAATATACATTTCTGATTTATGTTTCACCTGTTGGGAACTACTTTAAG GAAGGCATTGCACCCATAAATTTGGTTGTTGAGCATGAATTACATCGTGCAACTCCTGGGGGAACTGGAGGCGTAAAGACTATAGGAAACTATGCTGCG GTTCTTAAGGCTCAATCTGCTGCGAAGGCCAAAGGTTATTCTGATGTTCTTTACCTTGATTGTGTTCACAAGAGATACCTGGAAGAGGTTTCCTCTTGCAACATTTTTGTCGTGAAG GGCAATGTTATATCCACTCCTGTGATAAAAGGAACTATCTTACCTGGCATTACAAGAAAGAGTATAATTGATGTTGCTCAAAGCCAAGGGTTCCAG GTTGAGGAACGCCTTGTGACAGTGGAGGAGTTACTTGATGCTGATGAAGTTTTTTGTACTGGTACAGCTGTTGTTGTATCTCCTGTGGGAAGCATCACTTATCTTGGTAAAAG GGTATCCTACGGGGAGGGTGGTTTCGGTGCGGTGTCACAGCAATTATATTCCGTGCTTACCCAACTACAGATGGGTCTTATAGCGGACAAGATGAATTGGACCCTTGAGCTCAGCTAG